CTGACCAGATCGCCGTTCTCCAAGACCCCGGAGCCACTGACGTCCACATGGACCCGCAGCCCGTAGTTGTCGCCCGGGACGAGCTCACCGGGGACGGTGACGCTGAACGGGACATGGCCGCCCGGGCTCAGCGGCACATCGGTGAGGACCTGCGCGGCCACGATCGACTCGGGGGTGTCGGACCGGGACACGTTGCGCACCTCCACCACCACCCGCGCCGCCCGCCCGGCGGGGGCGTCGGGGGGCAGGGTCACGATGCCGCTGAGGACACTGCTCATTCCGGGATGGATTCCCCCGGGGACGGAGGTCTTGTTCCACCATCCGGGTGGGACCGCCGTTCGGGCCGGGGGAGCGGCGCCGTCAGTTCGCGCGTTCGGGCCAGGGGGGCCGGGTGGAGCGGCGCCGTCAGTCCGCGCAGGGGCGGCCGTTCAGGGTGAAGGAGCCGGGCGGCCGGTTGCCGTCGCTCCAGGAGCCGAGGAAACCCACGGAGAGGGAGCCACCGGCCTTGACCCGCTTGTTGTAGTCGGCCGCGGTGGCGGTCACCTTCGAGCCGTGCTGGGTGAAGTCCCCGTCCCACATCTGCGTCACCCGCTGGGAGTCGTGGAAGGTCCAGGTGATCCGCCAGCCGTTGAGGGATTCGCGGGAGGTGAGGGTGACGGCGGCCTGGAAGCCGTCGGGCCATTCGTTGACCAGCTGGAAACGGGCCGTGCAGTCGGCGTCGTCGCCGGGCTTCCGGCCGTCGGAGGGCGGTTTGCCGCCGTGGCCGGACGCGGAGCCGGAGCCGGAGTCGCCCTTGGAGGACGAGGCGGACGGGGAGGGGGAGCGCCCGGGCTTCTTCTGGTGCCCCTTGCCGGAGCCCTTTCCGTCCTTTCCGTCCTTCCCGCCCTTGCTCTTCGAGGGGCTGGGGGAGGCGGGGGCGCCGGGGTTGTACGGGGACGAGGTGGCGGGGGCCAGACTGCCGGGGGTCACCTCGGGGCCCATCGAACCGCCGGTTCGGTTGTCGGAGTCGGCGGCCGTTCTGGTCATCGCGACCAGTGCGGCGAGGGCGACGACGGCGATCACCGCCAGGATGACCGTCGTACGGGCTCTGCGTAACCGGCGGCGGGCGGCGCGGTTCCGGACGACCCGGTGCCCCCCGGAGCGAGCCCCGCTCGCCCCATCGGCCCCGCCCGCGCCGGCTCTGCCGCCCGCGCCGGCTCTGCCCTCCACACCACCGGGCCGTCTGCTCCGCCGCGCCCCGATCGCGTCCAGGACCCGGTCGCGCAGCCGCTCCCACAGCGGGGCGCGGACCGCGTGCGCGGTGGGGGCCGCGGCGCGGGCGCTCGGCGCGGCGCCCGGGGCCCGCTCGGCGAGCGCGCGGCGCCGCTTGAGGTAGAGATTCGCGCCCCAGCCGATGACCCCGCCCGCCAGCGCGCCGGGCAGCCCGGCGCCGTCCACATACATGCAGGTGGCGGCGTCCCGGCAGCTACGGCAACGGGCGAGGTGCTGCCACAGGTCGGCGGGCGAGGGGGAGTCGGGCGCCCGGGTGGCGGCGTCGAGCAGCTTGGCGTAGCTGCGGCACTCCTCGTCGGTGAGGGTGTCCACATGGGCGCGCTGACACCGTTCGCGGAAGGCCGCGCGGACCCGGGCGATCTCCTCGGTGGCGTACTCCGGGTCGTACCCCAGCTGCCGGGCCACCGCCTCCGTGGACCGCGCCTCCACCTCGACCAGCCACAGCAGCTCCCCGTCCGCCTCCGGCAGGTCCCGCAGCGCGCGCAGGGCGAGCGGCTGGTCCCGGGGCGGTGCGGCGAACCGGGCGGCGAGGTCGGAGGCCAGCCAGGTCCGCAGCTCCGGGTTGAGCCGGTCCCCGTGCCGGTGGGCGACCCAGTCGGCGGCGGTCTTCCGTACGGCGGTCAGAAAGAGCGGAAGCCACGGGAGGCGCTTGCCGAACCCCCGGGTACGGCGGTTGCGGGTCTCCCGGATGCCCCGCCGGAACGCCTCGGTGGCGAGCCGCATCCCGTCTTCCGGGGTGGTCGTGCACAGCTCCGCGTAATCGGCGACCGCGTCCCAGTACGCGCCCAGCAACGCCGTGGCGGAGGCCGCGCCATCGACATCCTCGCCGGGTGCCTCGGTGACCCCGCGGCGCGTCGGGGAGCCGTCCCCGGACGATTCCCTGGGAGATGAGTGGTCGGGCATGGAGGCAATTCCTCACTCACGAACAGCGGCGCCCCCGCCGGGGGGCAACCCTCTCACAAAACGGGCCGCGGGATGGTCAGCCAACAGCACAGCGATGCCTCGGAGTTGGGGATTCCCCTTACGGGGCGGGCCGAGCCTTTCACGCCGGTGACCTGGCTGACAAGAGACGAAGAGCAGTCCCCGCTTTGGAAGAGCAGCCACCTGACAGGCCGTGCGATCCGGCCGAATCAAGGTGAATAGTAGTCACGTTCACTGTCTCGTGCGACACAAAGGCCACACCCGCAAAAGGTATAGACCGCACAGTTCGCGCTGTGAACTCCTGTGCGTTTTCGGTGACTTCCGGTGGGCCGATCCCCTCGTGCCGAGGGCTGTGCAGTGTGACATTGCACTGCTATCTTCAAAGGGAAATCCGGTGGTCTGGTCCCCTCCCCCAGGAGGTTCCGCATGCCCGATCTCTCCGCGCCCTGGCGTGGCGTTCATGTCGCCACGGCGCTTCCGTTCCATGACGATGACGAGTTGTCGGTCGACTACGAGGGTTACGCCGCCCATGTGCGGTTTCTCGCCGAGCACGGCTGTGACGGGGTGTGCCCCAATGGGTCGTTGGGGGAGTACCAGACCCTGACGGACGAGGAGCGGGCGCGGGTGGTGCGGGTGGCGGTGGAGGCGGCGCCAGAGGGGTTCGGGGTGATGCCGGGGGTGGCGGCGTACGGGGCGCTGGAGAGCCGGCGGTGGGCGGAGCAGGCGGGGGAGGCCGGGGCGCGGGCGGTGCTTGCGCTGCCGCCGAACAGCTACCGCGCCGACCGGGAGGCCGTGGTCGGCCACTACCGCGAGGTGGCGCGCGCCGGGCTGCCGGTGGTGGCGTACAACAACCCCCATGACACCAAGGTCGACCTCACCCCGGAGCTCCTGGCCGAGCTGCACGGGGAGGGGCTGATCGTCGCGGTCAAGGAGTTCAGCGGGGATGTGCGGCGGGCGTACGAGATCGCCGAGCGCGCCCCCGGTCTTGATCTGCTGATCGGCGCCGATGACGTGCTGCTGGAGCTGGGGCTCGCCGGGGCCGTGGGGTGGATCGCCGGGTATCCGAACGCGATTCCCGACGCCACCGTGGAGCTGTACCGGCTCGCCACCTCCGGCGTCGGCGCGGATCTGGAGAAGGCGCTGCCGCTGTACCGGGCGCTGCATCCGCTGCTGCGCTGGGACTCCAGGACCGAGTTCGTCCAGGCCATCAAGGCGTCCATGGACCTCGCCGGGCTGCGTGGCGGAGCCTGCCGCCCGCCGCGCTCCCGGCTGGCCGGTGAGGTGGCGGCCCGGGTCGTCCGGGAGACCGAGACGGTGCTCGCGCTGGGGTACCGGTGAGGGCCGCGTCGGTGGGGGCCGTGTCGGAGGGGGTCGCCGTACCGGTGCGGGTCGCCGTACCGGTGGGGGCCGGGGCACGGGGCAGGGGGCGTTCATGAGGTCGCGGCGGGTGTTGCACACCGTGGAGTCCCACACCGAGGGCATGCCCACCCGGGTGGTCACCGGCGGGGTGGGGACGCTCCCGGGCGCGACCATGGCCGAGCGCAGGCAGTGGTTCATCGAGCACCGCGACGATCTGCGCACCCTGCTGATGTACGAACCACGCGGCCACTCCGCGATGAGCGGGGCCATCCTCCAGCCGCCGACCCGGCCGGACGCGGATCACGGCGTGCTCTTCATCGAGGTGTCCGGGGTGCTGCCCATGTGCGGCCACGGCACCATCGGGGTGGCCACCGTGCTGGTCGAGACCGGGATGGTCGAGGTGCGGGAGCCGGTCACCACCATCCGCCTGGACACCCCGGCGGGCCTGGTGGTCGCGGAGGTCGCCGTGCGCGACGGGGCCGCCACCTCGGTGACGATCCGGAACGTGGCCGCGTTCTGCCCGGCCACCGACCGTACGGTGCGGGTGCCCGGCTTCGGCGAGGTGCGCTACGACATCGCGTTCGGCGGCAACTTCTACGCCATCGTGGAACTGGACGCCCTCGGGCTGCCCTTCGACCGGGCGGCCGGGCAGGAGCTGCTGACCGCCGGGCTGAAGATCATGGACGCGGTGAACGCGCAGGACCCGCCGCACCACCCCGAGCGGCCGGACATCACCGGCTGCCGCCATGTCTACCTCCAGGCCCCGGGTTCGACGGCGCGCCACTCCCGCCACGCGATGGCCATCCACCCGGGCTGGTTCGACCGCTCCCCCTGCGGCACCGGCACCTCCGCGCGGATGGCGCAGCTGTACGCACGCGGTGAGCTGGGCCTCGGCGAGGAGTTCGTGAACGAGTCGTTCATCGGGACGCGGTTCATCGGGCGGCTGCTGGAGGAGACCACGGTGGCCGGGCTGCCCGCCGTCGTGCCCTCGATCACGGGGCGGGCGTGGGTCACCGGCACCGCTCAGTTCCATCTCGACCCCGAGGATCCGTTCCCGGCCGGGTTTCTGGTGTAGAGAGCTTCTGGTGCAGAGAGGGGAGAACGGTGGTGGAAGGGACATGACCGGGTCCGCTTCCCGCGCCCGCGGCTCCAGTCTCGAGCCGCTCGGCAAGCGCGAGAGCCTGCGCGACCGGGTCAGAAACGCCCTGCGCGCGGGCATCATCTCCGGCGAACTCGCCCCCGGCGCCGTCTACTCGGCGCCCGCCCTCGGCGCCCGCTTCGACGTCTCCCCCACGCCCGTCCGCGAGGCGATGCTCGACCTGGTGAAGGAGGGGCTGGTGGTCTCGGTGCCCAACAAGGGGTTCCGGGTCACCGAGGTCTCGGAGCAGGACCTGGACGACCTGGCGTCCATCCGTCTGCTCATCGAGCCGCCCACCGTACGGGAGGCCGTCCCGCGTATCCCGCCGGGGGAGCTGCCCGCGCTGCGGGAGCTGGCCCAGGCCATCGTGGACGCGGCCGAACGCGGCGACCTCATCGGCTATATCGAGGCCGACCGGGTCTTCCATCTCACCCTGCTCGGCCACGCCGGGAATCGGCGCCTGGTGGACGTGGTGTCCGAACTCCGCTCCCAGACCCGGCTGCTGGGGCTCATCCCGCTGCTGGAGAGCGGGCGGCTCGGCCAGTCGGCGGCCGAGCACCACGCGCTTGTCGACCTCGTGGAGGCGGGGGACGCACGCGGCGCCGAGGCCATGACGCATCGCCATATCGGCCATGTGCGCGGGCTGTGGGCCGGTGGCCCGTGACTCGGGGTGGGTGGGCCTCGCAGGACTTGCCGAAGACCGCCGACCTCGTCGTCATCGGCGCCGGAGTCGTCGGCGCGGCCGCCGCCTGGTTCGCCACCCTGGCCGGGCTGCGGGTCGTGGTGGTCGACCGGGGCGCCATCGCGGGCGGCACCTCGGGCGCGGGCGAGGGAAACGTCCTGGTCTCGGACAAGGAGCCGGGCCCGGAGCTGGAGCTCGCGCGGTACTCGCGGCAGGTGTGGGGCGAGGACCTGGGCCCGTACGGCGAGTGGTGGGAGTTCGAGCGGAAGGGCGGGCTGGTGGTCGCCTCCACGCCCGCCGCCCTGGGCGCGCTGCGAACGCTGGCCGAGCGGCAGCGGGCCGGTGGTGTCGTCGTACGGGAGGTGTCCGCGGCCGAGCTCCACGATCTCGAACCACGGCTGACCCGCGAGGCCGCCGGGGGCGCGCTGTATCCGCAGGACGCCCAGGTGCAGCCCATGCTGGCGGCGGCCCATCTGCTGCGGCTCGCGCGGCGGCGCGGGGCGGTGGTGCGGACGGGGACGGAGGTGGTGGGGTTCCTCCGGCGGGGAGGGCGTATGGGTGGCCCGGCCACGTCGGGGGTCGGCGCGGGCTCCTCGGGGCTCGGGGCGGGCTCCTCGGGGGGCGGCTCCCCGGCCACCCCGGGCGGCGGCTCCCCGGCCACCCTGGGAGGAGGCGGCGCGGGTGCCCCGGTCACCGGCGTACGGACACCCCACGGCACCGTCAGCGCCCCCGCCGTCCTGAACG
This genomic interval from Streptomyces asiaticus contains the following:
- a CDS encoding cellulose binding domain-containing protein gives rise to the protein MPDHSSPRESSGDGSPTRRGVTEAPGEDVDGAASATALLGAYWDAVADYAELCTTTPEDGMRLATEAFRRGIRETRNRRTRGFGKRLPWLPLFLTAVRKTAADWVAHRHGDRLNPELRTWLASDLAARFAAPPRDQPLALRALRDLPEADGELLWLVEVEARSTEAVARQLGYDPEYATEEIARVRAAFRERCQRAHVDTLTDEECRSYAKLLDAATRAPDSPSPADLWQHLARCRSCRDAATCMYVDGAGLPGALAGGVIGWGANLYLKRRRALAERAPGAAPSARAAAPTAHAVRAPLWERLRDRVLDAIGARRSRRPGGVEGRAGAGGRAGAGGADGASGARSGGHRVVRNRAARRRLRRARTTVILAVIAVVALAALVAMTRTAADSDNRTGGSMGPEVTPGSLAPATSSPYNPGAPASPSPSKSKGGKDGKDGKGSGKGHQKKPGRSPSPSASSSKGDSGSGSASGHGGKPPSDGRKPGDDADCTARFQLVNEWPDGFQAAVTLTSRESLNGWRITWTFHDSQRVTQMWDGDFTQHGSKVTATAADYNKRVKAGGSLSVGFLGSWSDGNRPPGSFTLNGRPCAD
- a CDS encoding dihydrodipicolinate synthase family protein translates to MPDLSAPWRGVHVATALPFHDDDELSVDYEGYAAHVRFLAEHGCDGVCPNGSLGEYQTLTDEERARVVRVAVEAAPEGFGVMPGVAAYGALESRRWAEQAGEAGARAVLALPPNSYRADREAVVGHYREVARAGLPVVAYNNPHDTKVDLTPELLAELHGEGLIVAVKEFSGDVRRAYEIAERAPGLDLLIGADDVLLELGLAGAVGWIAGYPNAIPDATVELYRLATSGVGADLEKALPLYRALHPLLRWDSRTEFVQAIKASMDLAGLRGGACRPPRSRLAGEVAARVVRETETVLALGYR
- a CDS encoding proline racemase family protein, giving the protein MRSRRVLHTVESHTEGMPTRVVTGGVGTLPGATMAERRQWFIEHRDDLRTLLMYEPRGHSAMSGAILQPPTRPDADHGVLFIEVSGVLPMCGHGTIGVATVLVETGMVEVREPVTTIRLDTPAGLVVAEVAVRDGAATSVTIRNVAAFCPATDRTVRVPGFGEVRYDIAFGGNFYAIVELDALGLPFDRAAGQELLTAGLKIMDAVNAQDPPHHPERPDITGCRHVYLQAPGSTARHSRHAMAIHPGWFDRSPCGTGTSARMAQLYARGELGLGEEFVNESFIGTRFIGRLLEETTVAGLPAVVPSITGRAWVTGTAQFHLDPEDPFPAGFLV
- a CDS encoding GntR family transcriptional regulator, encoding MTGSASRARGSSLEPLGKRESLRDRVRNALRAGIISGELAPGAVYSAPALGARFDVSPTPVREAMLDLVKEGLVVSVPNKGFRVTEVSEQDLDDLASIRLLIEPPTVREAVPRIPPGELPALRELAQAIVDAAERGDLIGYIEADRVFHLTLLGHAGNRRLVDVVSELRSQTRLLGLIPLLESGRLGQSAAEHHALVDLVEAGDARGAEAMTHRHIGHVRGLWAGGP
- a CDS encoding NAD(P)/FAD-dependent oxidoreductase, translating into MPKTADLVVIGAGVVGAAAAWFATLAGLRVVVVDRGAIAGGTSGAGEGNVLVSDKEPGPELELARYSRQVWGEDLGPYGEWWEFERKGGLVVASTPAALGALRTLAERQRAGGVVVREVSAAELHDLEPRLTREAAGGALYPQDAQVQPMLAAAHLLRLARRRGAVVRTGTEVVGFLRRGGRMGGPATSGVGAGSSGLGAGSSGGGSPATPGGGSPATLGGGGAGAPVTGVRTPHGTVSAPAVLNAAGTWAGAVAGLAGVELPVLPRRGFVLVTEPLPPATVRHKVYAADYVDAVASSDAELQASPVVEGTGGGTVLIGSTRERVGFDRRPSPAAVRALARGAIGLFPMLASVRAMRVYAGFRPYCPDHLPVIGPDPRAPGLWHACGHEGAGIGLAAGTGKLIAQALTGEATDLDLTPFAPERFEEGGADEPRGE